In Streptomyces nodosus, one DNA window encodes the following:
- a CDS encoding 3-oxoacid CoA-transferase subunit A produces the protein MRARICADADEAVAGIEDGSTVLVGGFGMAGMPVELIDAVIRQGAKDLTVVSNNAGNGDTGLAALLATGRVRKIICSFPRQSDSWVFDGLYREGRIELDVVPQGNLAERMRASGAGIGAFYSPTGVGTLLTEGRETREIDGRTYVLEYPIKGDVALIGAHRADRTGNLVYRKTARNFGPVMATAADLVVAQVHEIVETGEIDPEAVVTPSIYVDRVVRAVSAA, from the coding sequence GTGAGGGCCCGTATCTGTGCGGACGCCGACGAGGCCGTGGCCGGGATCGAGGACGGCTCGACCGTGCTCGTCGGAGGGTTCGGCATGGCCGGTATGCCGGTCGAACTGATCGACGCCGTCATCCGGCAGGGCGCGAAGGACCTGACCGTGGTGTCCAACAACGCCGGCAACGGCGACACCGGCCTCGCGGCGCTGCTGGCGACCGGCCGGGTACGCAAGATCATCTGCTCCTTCCCCCGGCAGTCCGACTCCTGGGTGTTCGACGGGCTCTACCGCGAGGGACGGATCGAGCTGGACGTGGTGCCGCAGGGCAACCTCGCCGAGCGGATGCGGGCGAGCGGGGCGGGCATCGGCGCCTTCTACTCGCCCACCGGCGTGGGCACCCTCCTCACCGAGGGCAGGGAGACCCGCGAGATCGACGGCCGCACCTATGTCCTGGAGTACCCGATCAAGGGCGATGTGGCGCTGATCGGGGCCCACCGGGCCGACCGGACGGGCAACCTGGTGTACCGCAAGACCGCCCGCAACTTCGGGCCGGTGATGGCGACCGCGGCCGACCTGGTCGTGGCACAGGTTCATGAGATCGTCGAGACCGGTGAGATCGACCCGGAGGCCGTCGTGACCCCGAGCATCTATGTCGACCGCGTCGTGCGGGCGGTGTCGGCCGCATGA
- a CDS encoding LysR substrate-binding domain-containing protein, with amino-acid sequence MELRHVRSFLALVEERHFGRAAARLHIAQPALSQQIKQLERDLGTVLFTRSTRRVELTEAGADLTAYARSILAEVERAEAHMAMLASGHAGRVSIGFVGTATYDVLPQVARTVRAELPAVSLELHGELLAPQLVEGLLDGAYDLALFRPGPAGHSGVRVVPLRTERLVAVLPSHHPLAGRRRVPLAALADEPFVVHPSRERSSMHERVLAACARAGFEPATLVEVGETSTLVVFVAAGHGVALVPESVQSLRVDGVTYLPVTETETVDLGLARRTGHNAPATERVADVIESCVRH; translated from the coding sequence ATGGAGCTACGGCATGTCCGTTCTTTTCTGGCGCTCGTCGAGGAACGCCACTTCGGGCGCGCGGCGGCGCGTCTGCATATCGCGCAGCCCGCTCTCTCCCAGCAGATCAAGCAGCTGGAGCGCGACCTGGGCACCGTGCTGTTCACCCGGTCCACCCGGCGCGTCGAACTCACCGAGGCCGGAGCCGATCTGACGGCGTACGCACGGTCGATCCTCGCCGAGGTGGAACGGGCGGAGGCCCATATGGCCATGCTGGCCTCCGGCCACGCCGGGCGGGTGTCCATCGGCTTCGTGGGGACCGCCACCTATGACGTGCTGCCGCAGGTCGCCCGCACCGTGCGGGCCGAGCTCCCGGCGGTCTCCCTGGAGCTGCACGGCGAGCTGCTGGCGCCACAGCTGGTGGAGGGGCTGCTCGACGGGGCGTACGACCTCGCCCTGTTCCGGCCGGGCCCCGCCGGACACAGCGGGGTCCGGGTCGTCCCGCTGCGCACCGAGCGGCTGGTGGCCGTCCTGCCCTCGCACCATCCGCTCGCGGGCCGCCGCAGGGTCCCGCTGGCCGCGCTCGCCGACGAGCCGTTCGTGGTGCACCCGTCCAGGGAGCGCTCCTCCATGCACGAACGGGTACTGGCGGCCTGCGCCCGCGCCGGTTTCGAACCGGCCACGCTGGTCGAGGTCGGCGAGACCTCGACCCTGGTCGTCTTCGTCGCCGCGGGCCACGGGGTCGCGCTGGTCCCAGAGTCGGTCCAGAGCCTCCGCGTCGACGGCGTGACCTATCTGCCGGTCACCGAGACGGAGACCGTCGACCTCGGCCTCGCACGCCGCACCGGCCACAACGCGCCGGCGACGGAGCGGGTCGCGGACGTCATCGAGAGCTGTGTGCGCCACTGA
- a CDS encoding thiolase family protein: MVDSYVYAAARTPFGRFRGALSDVRPDDLAALAVSGVLAGTPSLDPAAIGDVVWGNANGAGEDNRNVGRMAVLLAGLPTSVPATTVNRLCGSSLDAAIIGSRAIETGDTDIVLTGGVESMTRAPWVLPKPSRGFPAGDMTAVSTTLGWRLVNERMPAEWTVSLGEANEMLAEEFGISRERQDEFAARSHHLADEAWASGFYDDLVVPVEVGGDGGPFSRDEGIRPGSTARKLAGLKPAFRPDGVITAGNASPLNDGASAVLLGSREASSRIGLAPQARIAGRGVSALEPRMFGFAPVEAAGRALRRAGISWSDVSAVELNEAFAVQSLACVDAWGIDPGIVNAKGGAIAIGHPLGASGGRLLGTLTARLRESGGRWGVAAICIGVGQALAVVLENVTEDRA; encoded by the coding sequence ATGGTCGACAGTTATGTGTACGCAGCGGCGAGAACGCCCTTCGGCCGGTTCCGGGGGGCGCTCTCCGACGTCCGGCCCGACGATCTCGCGGCGCTGGCCGTCTCCGGGGTCCTGGCCGGCACCCCGTCCCTGGACCCGGCGGCGATCGGCGATGTGGTCTGGGGAAACGCCAACGGCGCGGGTGAGGACAACCGGAACGTCGGCCGGATGGCCGTCCTGCTGGCCGGGCTGCCGACCTCGGTGCCCGCCACCACCGTCAACCGGCTCTGCGGCTCCTCCCTGGACGCGGCGATCATCGGCTCGCGCGCGATCGAGACGGGCGATACGGACATCGTCCTCACCGGTGGTGTGGAGTCGATGACCCGCGCCCCCTGGGTGCTGCCCAAGCCGTCGCGCGGCTTCCCCGCGGGGGACATGACCGCCGTCTCCACCACCCTGGGCTGGCGGCTGGTCAACGAACGGATGCCCGCGGAGTGGACGGTCTCGCTGGGCGAGGCCAACGAGATGCTGGCCGAGGAGTTCGGCATCTCCCGGGAGCGGCAGGACGAGTTCGCGGCCCGCTCGCACCACCTGGCGGACGAGGCATGGGCGTCGGGCTTCTACGACGACCTGGTGGTGCCCGTCGAGGTGGGCGGCGACGGCGGGCCGTTCTCCCGCGACGAGGGGATCAGGCCGGGATCCACGGCGCGGAAGCTGGCCGGGCTCAAACCGGCCTTCCGACCCGACGGAGTGATCACCGCCGGCAATGCCTCGCCGCTCAACGACGGGGCGTCCGCCGTGCTGCTGGGTTCCCGGGAGGCCTCGTCGCGCATCGGTCTGGCGCCCCAGGCGCGGATCGCCGGCCGCGGGGTGTCCGCCCTGGAACCCCGGATGTTCGGGTTCGCCCCCGTCGAGGCGGCCGGGCGGGCGCTGCGCCGGGCGGGCATCTCCTGGTCCGATGTGTCCGCCGTGGAGCTCAACGAGGCCTTCGCCGTGCAGTCGCTGGCCTGTGTGGACGCCTGGGGGATCGACCCGGGGATCGTGAACGCCAAGGGCGGCGCGATCGCGATCGGCCACCCCCTGGGCGCGTCCGGCGGCCGGCTGCTCGGCACCCTCACGGCCCGGCTGCGCGAGTCGGGCGGCCGGTGGGGCGTCGCCGCGATCTGTATCGGAGTGGGACAGGCGCTGGCCGTCGTCCTGGAGAACGTGACGGAGGACCGAGCGTGA
- a CDS encoding DUF6480 family protein: MNAKHAYRGRRPDVGRRDLPSSGVTPQEPRRPGTGNDEAAEEPARPVEGLALPEDAAMAPGATPPAESGVSALGAPEREALRRGWAVAPLTLICIVVALIAVGLAAMAVALATT, encoded by the coding sequence ATGAACGCCAAGCATGCATACCGGGGCCGCCGTCCGGACGTCGGCCGCCGGGATCTGCCGTCGTCCGGGGTGACACCGCAGGAGCCGCGCCGACCGGGCACAGGGAACGACGAGGCGGCCGAGGAACCCGCCCGCCCGGTGGAGGGCCTGGCCCTGCCGGAGGACGCCGCCATGGCCCCCGGTGCCACCCCGCCCGCCGAGTCCGGGGTGTCGGCGCTCGGCGCCCCGGAGCGCGAGGCGCTGCGCAGGGGGTGGGCGGTCGCGCCCCTCACCCTGATCTGCATCGTCGTCGCCCTCATCGCCGTCGGTCTGGCGGCGATGGCGGTCGCGTTGGCGACCACCTGA
- a CDS encoding LuxR C-terminal-related transcriptional regulator: MPQVINSGREKGSVASTPTDREKSRARDLVLEDGKAPGTELLGRSSSISLARLDQALTIQQASEGFFWQFGGSSAELCGRTFSDLVHPSVQQPLMRQFSGLIEGRRDRFATDVIAVGRDDATFTVPLTALMVRGGLPDESSILVMMPGAEAESADSEVVSGRSKKLLSPIDARILEGIASGLSTIPLASRLHLSRQGIEYHVTCLLRKLRVPNRAALVSRAYSMGVLKVGVWPPKVVQDFIKD, translated from the coding sequence ATGCCGCAGGTCATCAACTCAGGACGTGAGAAGGGCTCCGTCGCGTCCACCCCCACCGATCGGGAAAAGAGCCGAGCACGCGACCTTGTCCTCGAGGACGGCAAGGCGCCGGGGACCGAGCTGCTCGGCCGGAGCAGCAGCATCAGCCTGGCCCGTCTCGACCAGGCCCTGACCATCCAGCAGGCAAGCGAGGGATTCTTCTGGCAGTTCGGCGGCTCGTCCGCGGAGCTGTGCGGCCGGACCTTCAGCGACCTGGTCCACCCCAGTGTCCAGCAGCCGCTGATGCGGCAGTTCTCCGGCCTCATCGAGGGCCGGCGCGACCGCTTCGCCACCGATGTCATCGCGGTGGGACGGGACGACGCGACCTTCACCGTCCCCCTGACGGCCCTCATGGTGCGCGGCGGGCTCCCGGACGAGTCCTCGATCCTGGTCATGATGCCCGGCGCGGAAGCCGAGTCGGCCGACTCGGAGGTCGTCAGCGGACGCAGCAAGAAGCTCCTGAGCCCGATCGACGCCCGGATACTCGAAGGCATAGCCTCCGGCCTCTCCACGATCCCGCTCGCCTCACGACTGCATCTGAGCCGGCAGGGCATCGAGTACCACGTGACCTGTCTGCTGCGGAAGCTCCGGGTGCCGAACCGGGCCGCGCTGGTCTCCCGCGCGTACTCCATGGGGGTGTTGAAGGTCGGCGTCTGGCCGCCGAAGGTGGTCCAGGACTTCATCAAGGACTGA
- a CDS encoding SRPBCC family protein yields the protein MSRTDRADRVIGAPPAAVYRALLERESLEVWLPPDGMRGTIERWDPRPGGGFRMVLTYLAPSGSPGKTSDATDVVDVAFADLVPAERVVQRAVFEADDPSYAGTMTMTWHLEEVVDGTRVTVTAEDVPPGIDRAAHEAGIASSLAHLAAHVERTG from the coding sequence ATGAGCAGGACCGACCGTGCCGACCGGGTGATCGGCGCACCTCCGGCGGCCGTGTACCGCGCCCTCCTCGAGCGTGAGTCCCTCGAGGTGTGGCTGCCGCCGGACGGGATGCGAGGGACGATCGAACGGTGGGACCCCAGGCCCGGCGGTGGCTTCCGCATGGTCCTCACTTATCTCGCCCCCTCCGGCAGCCCCGGCAAGACGTCGGACGCGACGGATGTGGTGGACGTCGCGTTCGCCGACCTGGTGCCGGCGGAACGCGTGGTGCAGCGCGCGGTGTTCGAGGCCGACGATCCGTCCTATGCGGGCACCATGACGATGACCTGGCATCTGGAGGAGGTCGTCGACGGGACCCGGGTGACCGTCACCGCCGAGGACGTGCCGCCCGGCATCGACCGAGCGGCCCATGAGGCCGGGATCGCGTCCTCGCTGGCCCACTTGGCGGCGCACGTCGAGCGCACCGGCTGA
- a CDS encoding 3-oxoacid CoA-transferase subunit B, giving the protein MTTTTSLVEDLDRGQLNKDELAAVVARDIPHGSFVNLGIGQPTLVADHLAEDAEVVLHTENGMLNMGPAARPGEEDPDLTNAGKTPVTELPGAAYFHHADSFAMMRGGHLDICVLGAFQVSAAGDLANWHTGAPGAIPAVGGAMDLATGAKKVFVMMNLFAKNGSPKLVPRCTYPLTGLGCVDRVYTEFATFRVGREGVTVLETFGITFDDLAARLDLPLERANGTVA; this is encoded by the coding sequence ATGACCACGACCACATCCCTGGTGGAGGACCTCGACCGGGGGCAGCTGAACAAGGACGAACTGGCCGCCGTGGTGGCGCGGGACATCCCGCACGGCTCCTTCGTCAATCTGGGCATCGGCCAGCCGACGCTGGTCGCGGACCATCTCGCCGAGGACGCGGAGGTGGTGCTGCACACCGAGAACGGAATGCTCAACATGGGTCCCGCGGCCCGGCCGGGGGAGGAGGACCCCGATCTGACCAACGCGGGGAAGACACCGGTCACCGAACTCCCGGGAGCGGCCTACTTCCACCACGCCGACTCCTTCGCCATGATGCGCGGCGGCCACCTCGACATCTGTGTGCTCGGCGCGTTCCAGGTGTCGGCCGCCGGGGACCTGGCCAACTGGCACACCGGCGCGCCCGGCGCCATCCCGGCCGTCGGGGGCGCGATGGACCTCGCCACCGGCGCCAAGAAGGTGTTCGTGATGATGAACCTCTTCGCGAAGAACGGCTCGCCCAAGCTGGTCCCGCGGTGCACCTATCCGCTGACCGGGCTGGGCTGCGTCGACCGTGTCTACACCGAGTTCGCCACCTTCCGCGTGGGCCGCGAGGGCGTCACCGTCCTGGAGACCTTCGGCATCACCTTCGACGACCTCGCGGCACGCCTCGACCTTCCTCTCGAGCGGGCGAACGGCACAGTGGCGTAG